One Heyndrickxia oleronia genomic window, GTTTGTCATTGAAGCAAGGAAAGAACCAGAAGATCATGAAGAAATGATAGAAAATAAAGAGGAAGAGCCTATTTTAAATCTAGGAATAGTAAATGAATCAGAAGAGGAATTTCTTCAAGTTTCTGGAGATCACAGAAATGAATCCTCTGCACATTATGAGGATACCAATGAGATTGAATCCTCTCCATCTGCCCAGTCAGAGGCAGAGGAAGAAGATGAATCTCCTGAAGAAGAAGATCAAAGTAAAACAAAGAAAAAGAAGAAATTTGGGAAGTACGAATCTATTTCATTAGCTGATTTTTTTGCTAGAAAAGCAGATGATAAAGCAGCGAAGCTAAAAGTGGTTATCGTTCAAAATGGGGAGACCCTCGATTATTTAGCTGATAAATATGAGATTAGTGTTCAACAAATATTAAGAATGAATCATTTAGAAATTAATCAAGACGTATATGAAGGGCAGGTTCTCTATATTCCTTCATATGTAAGTGCTACAAAAAAATAATTAAAGTCTAGCTCTTACTCCTAGCCTAGTGAATCGCTGTTGTTGATTATATGTAAATGTTCTCAGATGATGAAAATGGCAATACGTAGGGGTTAAGCAGGTGAAAGGATGGCTAAGACGAAAAAAACAGATATTCACACGATTATTAAACAATATGGTTTAAATGTTAATTTTTACGAGAGATATGGAAAAAGCTTTAAAGTTATTACGAATGAAGGAGTTTTTGCTTTAAAAAGAATCTCTCCACAAAAGGGTACAGATTTTGTAAAAAATGTTCAAATGCTATACCACCGTGGATATAATCGGATTGTGCCAATTTATCCTACAATGGATGGGAGATATGGGGTTCTCCATGAAAATGATTTATATTACTTAATGCCTTGGCTACCAAATGAAGAGAAAGAAGATAGAAATGAAAAACATCAAAAAATGTTTAGGGAGTTAGCTAGGCTTCATACTTTATCAGTTAAGGACATCCAACTTTCTAAAGAACAACGTAAAGAGCATTATGATCAAACTGTTTGGCAATGGGAAAGGGAAACCGAGTTTTTTGAAGAATTTTTAGAACGTAGTGAACAGAAGTGGTATATGTCACCATTTGAATTAATGTTTTGTACATTTTATCAGGATATCTTTCGAGCTGCAAAATATTCAAAAGAGCAACTTGAAAAATGGTATGAGGTTTCAAAGGATCAGGAAAAGGGAAGAACTGTCGTTGTTCATGGGAAAATTTCTACAGAGCATTTTTT contains:
- the ysxE gene encoding spore coat protein YsxE, with protein sequence MAKTKKTDIHTIIKQYGLNVNFYERYGKSFKVITNEGVFALKRISPQKGTDFVKNVQMLYHRGYNRIVPIYPTMDGRYGVLHENDLYYLMPWLPNEEKEDRNEKHQKMFRELARLHTLSVKDIQLSKEQRKEHYDQTVWQWERETEFFEEFLERSEQKWYMSPFELMFCTFYQDIFRAAKYSKEQLEKWYEVSKDQEKGRTVVVHGKISTEHFLYDERGYGYFSNFEQSNILSPIHDLLPFLARTLNTFPKRMDECVDWLNTYLSHFPFREDEKYLFLGYLAYPGPIHQIVEEYYLKKTKKNEWEFVKQLQRKYWLLKNTEYVVMRMNEIDKQKTDPS